The proteins below are encoded in one region of Pseudomonas putida NBRC 14164:
- a CDS encoding alpha-2-macroglobulin family protein — MFNKGLLLACALALLSACDSSTPDKPAPVEKPVATAPVETQAPKREDPAVLAKRYEGRELSVLDVSEVQLDGAATLSISFSAPLDAKQDFATKVHLVDTVKGKLDGAWELSDNQMELRLRHLEPQRKLVLTVDKGVLAVNGNQLDSESVTQLETRDMQPTIGFASRGSLLPTRLAEGLPVIALNVDKVDVEFFRVKPEMLSTFLASWGRNSSLYYYQSKETLDMAELVYSGRFDLNPARNTRETVLLPIAGIKPLQDPGVYLAVMRASGTYDYSQPATLFTLSDIGVSAHRYRDRIDVFAQALEGGKALNGVNLEIHDEKGKLLAQASTDGKGHAQLPITPKADTLIATQGVHTTLLRLNTAALDLAEFDITGPQSNPLQFFIFGPRDLYRPGETVLLNGLLRDQDGKPVKAQPVSVEVRRPDEQVSRKFVWEADSNGLYQYQLQLANEAPTGRWQLLLDLGGGRKQVYEFLVEDFLPERLALELKGSSTPLSPEEDARIQVNGRYLYGAPAAGNRLSGQAYVRPLREAVPALPGYQFGSVTETELNQDLELDEVTLDQAGKAVVDIESRWAEARSPLQLTVQASLQESGGRPITRRLEQPIWPAERLPGLRGLFDGEETDSDGPVEFEFLVADRDGNKLAANDLKVRLIRERRDYYWNYSQSDGWSYAYNEKFLTQNEETVSVKAGSTAKLSFQVEWGPYRVEVEDPQTGLVSSERFWAGYRAQDNAEGGAVRPDQVKLALDKPSYADGATAKVTVTPPAAGSGYLMIESSDGPLWWQEIEVPAEGKTFDVQLDKAWARHDLYISALVIRPGERKANATPKRSVGVLHLPLDRAERKLAVSLQAPEKMRPKQPLTVKVKAANADGSVPKQVHVLLSAVDVGILNITDFKTPDPFASLFGRKAYGADQLDIYGQLIEAGQGRLASLAFGGDAAMAKGGKRPNTTVTIVAQQSLPVTLDDKGEGQATVDIPDFNGELRLMAQAWTEEHFGMAEGKTVVAAPLIAELSAPRFLAGGDRTSLALDLANLSGRAQQLNVEITTEGQLSLATNAVQTVALAEGQRSTLMIPVQAQGGLGQGKVHVRVTGLQLPNEPTTAFEREWTLGVRPAYPAMLKHYRVALKDQPWTLPEADLAAFEPAGLEASLALSSRPPLNLAEQIRALEAYPYGCLEQTTSGLYPSLYADADSLKRLGIKGEPADVRKRKIEMGIEHLLGMQRYNGSFGLWSSDSEEEYWLTAYVTDFLLRARDQGYGVPAEALKKASERLLRYLQERNLIEVDYSENADHTRFAVQAYAALVLSRSQQAPLGALRGLFERRADARSGLPLVQLAVALDKMGDKPRAEQALQAGLGISRGKGWMADYGSALRDQALILALLQESNLASSQVDQRLFALSDELAANRWLSTQERNALFLAGRGLLGKPEGKWQARLDSAGEVREFNNAEAGMKLEGPLLASPLSVQNEGSETLYQQLTLSGYPRQAPAAGGNGMQIRREYLGMNGQPLDLHNLRSGDLVLVHLALKAEDRVPDALVVDLLPAGLELENQNLAQSAASLDNASSAVKEWRESMQNASVVHQEYRDDRYVAALKLDSYGTTHLLYLARAVTPGTYRVPPPQVESMYRPNLQAVGDGQGEMTVKAR, encoded by the coding sequence ATGTTCAACAAAGGATTGTTGCTGGCCTGCGCGCTGGCTTTGCTCAGTGCCTGTGACTCTTCGACGCCGGACAAACCGGCGCCGGTCGAGAAACCCGTAGCTACAGCACCCGTCGAAACCCAGGCGCCCAAGCGCGAAGACCCGGCTGTGCTCGCCAAGCGCTACGAAGGCCGCGAGCTTTCGGTGCTGGATGTTTCGGAAGTGCAGCTCGATGGCGCAGCAACGCTGTCGATCAGCTTCTCAGCACCGCTGGATGCCAAGCAGGACTTCGCCACCAAGGTGCACCTGGTAGACACCGTCAAGGGTAAGCTCGATGGCGCCTGGGAACTCTCCGACAACCAGATGGAGCTGCGCCTGCGCCATCTGGAGCCGCAGCGCAAGCTGGTGCTGACCGTCGACAAGGGCGTGCTCGCGGTCAACGGCAATCAACTGGACAGTGAGTCGGTCACCCAGCTGGAAACGCGCGACATGCAACCGACCATCGGCTTTGCCAGCCGCGGTTCGCTTTTGCCCACGCGCCTGGCCGAAGGCCTGCCGGTGATTGCCCTGAACGTCGACAAGGTCGATGTCGAGTTCTTCCGGGTGAAGCCGGAAATGCTCTCGACCTTCCTGGCCAGCTGGGGGCGCAACAGCAGCCTGTACTACTACCAGTCCAAGGAAACCCTGGACATGGCCGAGCTGGTCTACAGCGGCCGCTTCGACCTCAACCCCGCCCGCAACACCCGCGAAACCGTGCTGCTGCCCATCGCCGGCATCAAGCCGCTGCAGGACCCGGGCGTGTACCTGGCGGTGATGCGTGCCTCGGGCACCTATGACTACTCGCAGCCAGCGACCCTGTTTACCCTCAGCGACATCGGCGTATCGGCGCACCGGTACCGCGACCGCATTGACGTGTTCGCCCAGGCGCTGGAAGGCGGCAAGGCGCTGAACGGCGTCAACCTCGAAATCCATGACGAGAAGGGCAAGCTGCTCGCCCAGGCCAGCACCGATGGCAAGGGCCACGCCCAGCTGCCGATCACGCCCAAAGCCGATACCCTGATCGCTACCCAAGGTGTGCACACCACCTTGCTGCGCCTGAACACCGCCGCCCTGGACCTGGCCGAATTCGACATCACCGGGCCCCAGTCCAACCCGTTGCAGTTTTTCATCTTCGGCCCGCGTGACTTGTATCGCCCAGGTGAAACCGTGCTGCTCAACGGCCTGCTGCGCGACCAGGACGGCAAGCCCGTCAAAGCCCAGCCGGTGAGCGTGGAAGTGCGTCGCCCGGATGAACAGGTGAGCCGCAAGTTCGTCTGGGAAGCCGACAGCAATGGCTTGTACCAATACCAGTTGCAACTGGCTAACGAGGCCCCGACTGGCCGCTGGCAACTGCTGCTCGACCTGGGCGGCGGGCGCAAGCAGGTGTATGAATTCTTGGTCGAAGACTTCCTGCCCGAGCGCTTGGCGCTGGAGCTGAAGGGCAGCAGCACGCCGCTGTCGCCTGAGGAGGATGCGCGCATCCAGGTCAATGGCCGTTATCTCTATGGCGCCCCGGCTGCCGGTAATCGCCTGAGTGGCCAAGCCTATGTACGTCCCCTTCGCGAGGCGGTGCCTGCGCTGCCGGGCTACCAGTTTGGCTCGGTCACCGAAACCGAGCTGAACCAGGACCTGGAGCTGGACGAAGTTACCCTCGACCAGGCTGGCAAGGCGGTGGTCGATATCGAAAGCCGCTGGGCCGAAGCGCGCTCGCCGCTGCAACTGACCGTGCAGGCCAGCCTGCAGGAGTCCGGTGGCCGGCCGATTACCCGGCGCCTGGAGCAACCGATCTGGCCAGCCGAGCGCCTGCCGGGCCTGCGTGGCCTGTTCGATGGCGAGGAAACCGATAGCGACGGGCCGGTGGAATTCGAGTTCTTGGTAGCCGACCGCGATGGTAACAAACTGGCGGCCAACGACCTCAAGGTGCGGTTGATCCGCGAGCGCCGTGACTACTATTGGAACTACTCGCAGAGCGACGGCTGGAGCTACGCCTACAACGAGAAATTCCTGACCCAGAACGAAGAGACAGTCAGCGTCAAGGCGGGCTCCACTGCCAAGCTGAGCTTCCAGGTTGAATGGGGCCCGTACCGCGTCGAGGTGGAAGACCCGCAGACCGGCCTGGTGTCCAGCGAGCGCTTCTGGGCCGGTTACCGCGCCCAGGACAACGCCGAAGGCGGTGCCGTGCGCCCCGACCAGGTCAAGCTGGCGCTGGACAAACCGTCCTACGCCGACGGCGCCACGGCCAAGGTTACCGTCACCCCGCCTGCCGCCGGCAGCGGCTACCTGATGATCGAGTCCAGCGATGGCCCGCTGTGGTGGCAGGAAATCGAAGTGCCCGCCGAGGGCAAGACCTTCGATGTGCAACTGGACAAAGCCTGGGCACGCCACGACCTGTACATTAGCGCGCTGGTAATCCGCCCGGGTGAGCGCAAGGCCAACGCCACGCCCAAGCGTTCGGTAGGCGTGCTGCACCTGCCGCTGGACCGCGCCGAGCGCAAGTTGGCGGTGAGCCTGCAGGCGCCGGAAAAAATGCGCCCGAAACAGCCGCTGACCGTGAAGGTGAAGGCCGCCAATGCTGATGGCAGCGTGCCCAAGCAGGTGCATGTGCTGTTGTCGGCGGTGGATGTGGGCATCCTCAACATTACCGATTTCAAAACCCCCGACCCGTTTGCCAGCCTGTTCGGGCGCAAGGCCTATGGCGCCGACCAACTGGACATCTACGGCCAGCTGATCGAAGCCGGGCAGGGCCGCCTTGCCAGCCTGGCGTTTGGTGGCGATGCGGCGATGGCCAAAGGCGGCAAGCGCCCTAACACCACGGTCACCATCGTTGCCCAGCAGAGCCTGCCGGTGACGCTGGACGACAAGGGTGAGGGCCAGGCCACGGTAGATATCCCCGACTTCAACGGCGAGCTGCGCTTGATGGCCCAGGCATGGACCGAAGAGCACTTCGGCATGGCCGAAGGCAAGACGGTGGTCGCCGCACCGCTGATTGCCGAGCTTTCGGCCCCGCGCTTCCTGGCCGGCGGCGACCGCACCAGCCTGGCATTGGACCTGGCCAACCTGTCGGGCCGCGCCCAGCAACTAAACGTTGAAATCACCACCGAAGGGCAACTGAGCCTTGCCACCAATGCCGTGCAGACCGTCGCCCTGGCCGAGGGGCAGCGTTCGACCCTGATGATTCCTGTGCAGGCCCAGGGTGGTCTGGGGCAGGGCAAGGTGCATGTGCGTGTCACAGGCCTGCAACTGCCGAACGAGCCGACCACCGCGTTCGAACGTGAGTGGACGTTGGGCGTGCGCCCGGCCTACCCGGCAATGCTCAAGCACTACCGTGTGGCCTTGAAGGACCAGCCATGGACCCTGCCCGAAGCAGACCTGGCCGCGTTCGAACCCGCAGGCCTGGAGGCCAGCCTGGCCTTGTCGAGCCGGCCGCCGTTGAACCTGGCCGAGCAGATCCGTGCGCTGGAGGCTTACCCTTACGGTTGCCTGGAGCAAACCACCAGCGGCTTGTATCCGTCGCTGTACGCCGATGCCGACAGCCTCAAGCGCCTGGGCATCAAGGGCGAGCCGGCGGATGTGCGCAAGCGCAAGATTGAAATGGGTATCGAGCACCTGCTGGGCATGCAGCGCTACAACGGCAGCTTTGGCCTGTGGAGTTCGGACAGCGAAGAGGAGTACTGGCTGACCGCCTACGTTACCGACTTCCTCTTGCGTGCCCGTGACCAGGGTTATGGCGTGCCGGCCGAAGCGCTGAAGAAGGCCAGCGAGCGCCTGTTGCGCTACCTGCAGGAGCGCAACCTGATCGAAGTCGACTACAGCGAAAACGCTGACCACACCCGTTTTGCCGTGCAGGCCTACGCGGCGCTGGTGTTGTCGCGCAGCCAGCAGGCGCCGTTGGGCGCGCTGCGTGGCCTGTTCGAGCGCCGCGCCGATGCCCGTTCCGGCCTGCCGTTGGTACAACTGGCGGTGGCGCTGGACAAGATGGGCGACAAACCGCGTGCCGAGCAAGCCTTGCAGGCGGGCCTGGGCATCAGCCGTGGCAAAGGCTGGATGGCCGATTACGGCAGCGCCCTGCGTGACCAGGCGCTGATATTGGCATTGCTGCAGGAGAGCAACCTGGCCAGCAGCCAGGTCGACCAGCGCCTGTTCGCCTTGTCGGATGAATTGGCGGCCAACCGCTGGCTGTCGACCCAGGAGCGCAATGCCCTGTTCCTGGCCGGCCGTGGCCTGCTGGGCAAGCCGGAAGGCAAGTGGCAGGCACGTCTGGACAGTGCGGGCGAGGTCCGCGAGTTCAACAATGCAGAGGCCGGCATGAAGCTGGAAGGCCCGCTGCTGGCCTCGCCACTGAGCGTACAGAACGAAGGCAGCGAGACGCTGTACCAGCAACTGACCTTGTCCGGTTACCCACGCCAGGCACCTGCGGCCGGCGGCAACGGTATGCAGATTCGTCGTGAGTACCTGGGCATGAACGGCCAGCCGCTGGACCTGCACAACCTGCGCAGTGGCGACCTGGTGTTGGTGCACCTGGCGCTCAAGGCCGAAGACCGTGTGCCGGATGCGCTGGTGGTAGACCTGCTACCGGCAGGCCTGGAGCTGGAAAACCAGAACCTGGCGCAAAGTGCCGCCAGCCTGGACAACGCCAGCAGCGCCGTGAAGGAATGGCGCGAGTCGATGCAGAACGCCAGCGTGGTGCACCAGGAGTACCGTGATGACCGTTATGTTGCCGCGCTCAAGCTCGACAGCTATGGCACCACCCACCTGCTGTACCTGGCGCGGGCAGTAACCCCGGGCACCTACCGCGTACCGCCGCCGCAGGTCGAGTCGATGTACCGGCCGAACCTGCAGGCTGTGGGGGATGGGCAAGGTGAAATGACCGTAAAAGCCCGCTAG
- the pbpC gene encoding peptidoglycan glycosyltransferase PbpC (penicillin-binding protein 1C) translates to MPSLARVARLLRATLIGLLVLCGLLWLADRLWPLPLPGDDLARVVLAEDGTPLWRFADAEGVWRYPVSPDQVSPLYLQALLTYEDRWFYRHPGVNPLALARAAWLNLRGGRVVSGGSTLSMQVARLLDPHDRTLAGKLRQLWRTAQLEWHLSKREILQIYLDRAPFGGTLQGVAAASWAYLGKSPMHLSPAEAALLAVLPQAPSRLRPDRHPERAQRARDKVLQRLAEYQVWPAQQIREAAEEPLVLAPRQEPALAPLLARRLNSADSPPLIRTTLDAALQRRLEDLLLGWRARLPERTSAAILVVEAQSMAVRAYLGSIELADARRFGHVDMVRSLRSPGSTLKPFLYGMALDDGLIHSESLLQDVPRRYGDYRPGNFSMGFSGPVSASSALALSLNLPAVQLLEAYGPKRFAAQLRMAGMPLALPPLAEPNLSLILGGAGSRLEDLVGGYAALARGGNSARVRLQPQDPLVERRLLSPGAAWIIRRILSGQARPDRDPHAELVQRPQLAWKTGTSYGFRDAWSIGVGPRYLIGVWIGRPDGTPVPGQFGLASAAPLMLQVHDLLSNRDSQRGISVPVERVPANVGVAAICWPLGQPMSKQDPNCRRQRFAWTLDGTTPPTLQAADQPLGLGLRESVWVNDLGLRVDGSCPSAKARDIALWPAPLEPWLPRVERRAARLPAIDPACPPQVPASAPPLSIVGVRPGDNLRRPATSSEPLQLHVSALGGGGRRWWFLNGQPLGETLGQDSLLVRLPQAGQAEVSALDESGETARVAFQVSE, encoded by the coding sequence ATGCCAAGCTTAGCGCGTGTGGCCAGGCTGTTGCGCGCCACGCTGATTGGCCTGCTGGTGCTGTGTGGCCTGCTGTGGCTGGCCGACCGCCTGTGGCCGCTGCCGCTGCCGGGCGACGACTTGGCGCGGGTAGTGCTGGCCGAAGACGGTACACCCTTGTGGCGCTTTGCCGATGCCGAGGGGGTATGGCGCTACCCGGTCAGCCCGGACCAGGTTTCGCCGTTGTACCTGCAGGCCTTGCTGACGTACGAGGACCGCTGGTTCTACCGCCACCCCGGGGTCAACCCGTTGGCCTTGGCACGTGCGGCCTGGCTGAACCTGCGGGGTGGGCGCGTGGTGTCGGGCGGCAGCACGCTGTCGATGCAGGTGGCACGGTTGCTGGACCCGCATGACCGCACCCTGGCCGGCAAGCTGCGCCAACTGTGGCGTACGGCGCAGTTGGAGTGGCACCTGTCCAAGCGCGAGATCCTGCAGATCTACCTGGACCGCGCGCCCTTTGGCGGCACCTTGCAGGGCGTGGCCGCCGCCAGCTGGGCGTACCTGGGCAAGTCGCCGATGCACCTGAGCCCGGCCGAAGCAGCGCTGCTGGCCGTGCTGCCCCAGGCACCCAGCCGGCTGCGCCCGGATCGCCACCCCGAGCGTGCCCAGCGTGCCCGCGACAAGGTGTTGCAGCGCCTGGCTGAATACCAGGTGTGGCCTGCGCAACAAATCCGCGAGGCAGCCGAAGAGCCGCTGGTGCTGGCGCCACGGCAGGAGCCAGCTTTGGCACCTTTGCTCGCCCGGCGCCTGAACAGCGCCGACAGCCCGCCGCTGATCCGCACCACACTGGATGCAGCGTTGCAGCGGCGCCTTGAAGACTTGCTGCTGGGCTGGCGCGCGCGGCTGCCGGAGCGCACCTCTGCCGCCATCCTGGTGGTCGAGGCGCAGAGCATGGCGGTGCGTGCCTACCTTGGCTCGATCGAGCTGGCCGACGCGCGCCGCTTCGGGCATGTCGACATGGTGCGCTCGCTGCGCTCGCCCGGCTCCACCCTCAAACCGTTCCTTTACGGCATGGCGCTGGACGATGGCCTGATCCATTCCGAATCGTTGTTGCAGGATGTGCCGCGCCGCTATGGCGACTACCGCCCCGGCAACTTCTCCATGGGCTTCAGTGGGCCGGTGTCGGCCAGCTCGGCGCTGGCCCTGTCACTCAACCTGCCGGCAGTGCAGTTGCTGGAGGCCTACGGCCCGAAACGCTTTGCCGCGCAACTGCGCATGGCGGGCATGCCACTGGCATTGCCGCCCTTGGCCGAACCCAACCTGTCGCTGATCCTGGGCGGTGCCGGCAGCCGGCTGGAAGACCTGGTGGGTGGCTACGCGGCGCTGGCGCGGGGTGGCAACAGTGCGCGGGTGCGCTTGCAGCCGCAGGACCCGCTGGTGGAGCGCCGGCTGCTGTCACCAGGGGCGGCGTGGATCATCCGGCGCATCCTCAGTGGCCAGGCGCGCCCCGACCGCGACCCGCATGCCGAACTGGTACAGCGCCCGCAACTGGCCTGGAAGACGGGCACCAGCTATGGCTTTCGCGATGCGTGGTCGATTGGCGTGGGGCCGCGCTACCTGATCGGCGTGTGGATCGGTCGCCCCGACGGCACGCCGGTGCCCGGCCAGTTCGGCCTGGCTTCGGCGGCGCCGTTGATGCTGCAGGTGCACGACCTGCTGAGCAACCGCGACAGCCAGCGTGGCATCAGCGTGCCGGTGGAGCGGGTGCCGGCGAATGTCGGCGTGGCGGCGATCTGTTGGCCGCTCGGCCAGCCGATGAGCAAACAGGACCCCAACTGCCGGCGCCAGCGTTTTGCCTGGACCCTGGACGGCACCACGCCGCCGACGCTGCAAGCCGCCGATCAGCCCCTGGGTCTGGGGTTGCGCGAAAGCGTGTGGGTCAACGACCTGGGGCTGCGAGTGGATGGCAGTTGCCCAAGCGCCAAGGCCCGCGACATTGCCTTGTGGCCGGCCCCGCTGGAGCCTTGGCTGCCCCGCGTGGAGCGGCGCGCGGCGCGGCTGCCGGCCATCGACCCGGCCTGCCCACCGCAGGTGCCGGCCAGCGCTCCGCCGTTGTCGATAGTGGGCGTGCGACCGGGTGACAACCTGCGCCGCCCGGCGACCAGCAGCGAGCCGTTGCAGCTGCATGTATCGGCCCTGGGCGGTGGCGGGCGGCGCTGGTGGTTCCTCAATGGCCAGCCGTTGGGCGAAACCCTGGGGCAGGACAGCCTGCTGGTGCGCTTACCGCAGGCCGGGCAGGCCGAGGTCAGTGCGCTGGACGAAAGCGGCGAGACCGCGCGAGTGGCGTTCCAGGTCAGCGAGTAG
- a CDS encoding ShlB/FhaC/HecB family hemolysin secretion/activation protein, which produces MRPLAVPLLLLPWAFLAHAESLPGFLDSHEYERRLPDTNLPVDAYRPASPNLRMPRPNAESQAWAPADTRMVLHKVRFEGGTVFPLSDLREHYQPLIGHSITLGELQQYTERLTERYRQDGYLLSYAYLPPQDVAEGRVNVVLVEGYIRDYRVEGDIGPAGGYLQQLLTQLEAERPLTRETLERYLGLAERLPGVSIEAELAMAQTADGAARLTVRAQRKPFSAAVTLADSSRDDAQALLTATSNAQTRFAEQFKASLLLPPGDDQVHYQRLDYSQYLDAAGSQLLLSASRYRSDPGTRIRLDDGRDMTRERDSERYAVGLRQPVVVRPNEWMAVQGHLYAVSEHVEDQLDGEPSLRDYDTSVRALSFEGDWRKVEGGRLRIVSAGVYQGLDYLGARSDADYDLDFLRLRLSGLQSDTLAGNWQGVASGALYWSDDRLPDSERAGFGGLHFGRGYPRDQADGDKGWGVAYELNYSLRGNGLALVQPYAAVDVAQAWHNRGPVDDAHLASAALGVRLGDGRYLNVALEVAKPLADVALDSLDRGPRLILSLGFQM; this is translated from the coding sequence ATGCGTCCTCTGGCCGTGCCCCTGTTGTTGCTGCCTTGGGCGTTTTTGGCCCATGCCGAGTCGTTGCCGGGTTTTCTCGACAGCCATGAGTATGAACGGCGCTTGCCCGACACCAACCTGCCGGTAGACGCCTATCGGCCCGCCAGCCCCAATCTGCGAATGCCCCGGCCAAACGCCGAAAGCCAGGCCTGGGCACCTGCGGATACGCGCATGGTGCTGCACAAGGTGCGTTTCGAAGGCGGTACGGTGTTCCCCTTGAGCGACTTGCGCGAGCACTACCAGCCGTTGATCGGGCACAGCATCACATTAGGCGAGCTGCAGCAGTACACCGAGCGCCTGACCGAGCGCTACCGGCAGGACGGTTACCTGCTTTCCTACGCCTACCTGCCACCTCAGGATGTGGCCGAAGGCCGGGTGAATGTGGTGCTGGTCGAAGGTTACATCCGGGATTACCGCGTGGAGGGCGACATCGGCCCGGCGGGTGGCTATTTGCAGCAGCTGCTGACGCAACTGGAAGCCGAACGCCCGCTGACACGTGAAACCCTGGAGCGCTACCTGGGGCTCGCCGAACGCCTGCCGGGTGTGTCGATTGAGGCTGAGCTGGCGATGGCGCAAACCGCTGACGGTGCCGCCCGCTTGACCGTGCGTGCGCAGCGCAAGCCGTTCAGTGCCGCTGTTACCCTGGCCGATTCCAGTCGCGACGATGCGCAGGCACTGCTGACGGCCACCAGCAATGCCCAGACCCGCTTTGCCGAACAGTTCAAGGCGAGCCTGCTGCTGCCTCCGGGGGATGACCAGGTGCATTACCAGCGGCTGGACTACAGCCAGTACCTGGACGCTGCCGGCAGCCAGTTGCTGCTGTCGGCTTCGCGCTACCGCAGTGATCCGGGCACGCGCATACGCCTGGATGATGGCCGTGACATGACCCGCGAGCGGGACAGTGAACGCTATGCAGTGGGCCTGCGCCAGCCAGTGGTTGTCAGGCCGAACGAATGGATGGCGGTGCAGGGGCACCTGTATGCGGTCAGCGAGCACGTCGAAGACCAACTGGACGGGGAGCCTTCACTACGGGACTACGACACTTCCGTGCGCGCGCTGTCCTTCGAGGGCGACTGGCGCAAAGTGGAAGGTGGCCGCCTGCGTATTGTCAGTGCCGGGGTTTACCAGGGGCTGGATTACCTGGGCGCGCGTAGCGATGCTGACTACGATCTGGATTTCCTGCGGTTGCGGCTTTCCGGACTGCAGAGTGACACGCTGGCTGGCAACTGGCAGGGGGTGGCGTCGGGCGCGTTGTACTGGAGTGATGACCGGCTGCCCGACAGCGAACGGGCGGGCTTTGGTGGGCTGCATTTTGGCCGTGGCTACCCGCGTGATCAGGCGGACGGGGACAAGGGGTGGGGTGTGGCTTACGAACTGAACTACAGCCTGCGAGGTAACGGGCTGGCGCTGGTTCAGCCCTATGCGGCAGTGGATGTGGCGCAGGCCTGGCATAACCGGGGGCCTGTGGACGATGCCCACCTGGCTTCCGCGGCACTTGGCGTACGGTTGGGGGATGGGCGCTACCTCAACGTTGCGCTGGAGGTGGCGAAGCCTTTGGCGGATGTGGCGTTGGATAGCCTGGACCGTGGCCCCCGGCTAATCCTGAGTTTGGGTTTTCAAATGTAG
- a CDS encoding response regulator transcription factor, giving the protein MSRPFSEMKLLVVDDQPVIVEQLCEFLETQGYHCLPAHSTDEAIQRYLADEAIGLIICDLHMPERDGIELVRALKEVTGPRMFEAIMLTGRADKQDVIRALREGFADYYQKPMNLDELLEGVRRQEEALQERQRNFRALGGLNQRLQDLADSVDELYQDLEKARGQGTHRRATDVEESESELPAAFEKLSPRQLEVARLVSKGKTNYQIACELGITENTVKLYVSQVLRLTHMHNRTQLALALTPSSSPVHLRFTTH; this is encoded by the coding sequence GTGTCCAGACCATTCAGTGAAATGAAGCTATTGGTGGTCGATGACCAACCAGTCATCGTCGAACAGTTGTGTGAGTTTCTCGAAACCCAGGGCTACCACTGCCTGCCAGCCCATTCGACCGACGAAGCCATCCAGCGCTACCTGGCCGACGAGGCCATCGGCTTGATCATCTGCGACCTGCACATGCCTGAGCGTGATGGCATCGAGCTGGTTCGCGCCCTCAAGGAAGTCACCGGGCCACGTATGTTTGAAGCCATCATGCTGACCGGGCGTGCGGACAAACAGGACGTGATCCGCGCCCTGCGCGAAGGGTTTGCCGATTATTACCAGAAGCCCATGAACCTCGACGAACTGCTGGAGGGCGTGCGCCGCCAGGAAGAGGCCCTGCAAGAACGCCAGCGCAACTTCCGCGCCCTTGGCGGGTTGAACCAGCGCTTGCAGGACCTGGCCGACTCGGTGGACGAACTGTACCAGGACCTGGAAAAAGCCCGTGGCCAAGGTACCCACCGCCGTGCCACCGATGTGGAAGAGAGCGAAAGCGAGCTGCCAGCTGCCTTCGAGAAGCTGTCGCCACGCCAACTGGAAGTGGCGCGGCTGGTGAGCAAGGGCAAGACCAATTACCAGATCGCCTGTGAGCTGGGCATTACCGAAAACACCGTCAAGCTGTATGTGTCGCAAGTGTTGCGATTGACCCACATGCACAACCGTACCCAGCTGGCATTGGCGCTGACGCCCAGCTCGTCGCCGGTGCATCTGAGGTTTACTACCCATTGA